The Fusobacterium perfoetens genome window below encodes:
- a CDS encoding ArsB/NhaD family transporter, with product MLYLIIGVLIFLAVFYLMITEKVPNAWATMLGGLVMALIGIINEENALEAVYERLEIIFLLVGMMIIVHIISETGVFQWFAIKVAQLVKGEPFRLIVLLSVVTALCSAFLDNVTTILLMAPVSILLANQLKLDPFPFIISEVMSANIGGVATLIGDPTQLIIGSEGHLGFNEFLMNTSPMAIVSMIILIINVYIIYGRKMHVSRELKARIMELDSSRSLKDIKLLKEAAVIFILVLAGFILNNFINKGLAVIALSGAVILVVLAKREPKEVLNNVEWDTMFFFIGLFMMIRGIENLHIIDVIGGKLIDITAGNFNMALAAITWLSAMFTSVIGNVANAATVSKIVEVMIPSFEKIGNTQAFWWALSFGSCLGGNISMLASATNVVAVGAAGKAGCKIDFVKFLKFGILISVQTLIASTIYMWIRYMN from the coding sequence ATGCTTTACCTTATAATAGGTGTTTTAATATTTTTAGCAGTATTTTATTTAATGATAACAGAAAAAGTGCCAAATGCATGGGCAACAATGCTTGGAGGACTTGTAATGGCACTTATTGGTATAATAAATGAGGAAAATGCTCTTGAAGCTGTTTATGAAAGACTTGAAATTATATTTCTTTTAGTAGGAATGATGATTATAGTTCATATAATTTCAGAAACAGGAGTTTTCCAATGGTTTGCAATTAAAGTGGCACAGCTTGTAAAAGGAGAACCTTTCAGATTAATAGTTCTTCTTTCTGTAGTAACTGCTCTTTGTTCAGCATTTCTTGATAATGTGACAACAATTCTTTTGATGGCCCCAGTATCAATACTTCTTGCAAATCAGTTAAAACTGGATCCTTTCCCTTTTATTATAAGTGAAGTAATGTCAGCTAATATAGGAGGAGTAGCAACTCTTATTGGAGACCCTACTCAGCTTATCATAGGTTCAGAAGGACACTTAGGATTTAATGAATTTCTTATGAATACTTCTCCTATGGCTATTGTTTCAATGATAATACTTATAATTAATGTATATATTATTTATGGAAGAAAAATGCATGTTTCAAGAGAGCTTAAAGCAAGAATTATGGAACTTGATTCAAGCCGTTCTTTAAAAGATATAAAACTTTTAAAAGAAGCAGCAGTAATATTTATTCTTGTACTTGCAGGATTTATTTTAAATAACTTCATAAATAAAGGTCTTGCTGTAATAGCACTTTCAGGAGCGGTAATCCTTGTTGTTCTTGCAAAGAGAGAGCCTAAAGAAGTTTTAAATAATGTTGAATGGGATACTATGTTCTTCTTTATTGGATTGTTTATGATGATAAGAGGAATAGAAAATCTTCATATAATTGATGTAATTGGAGGAAAGTTAATTGACATAACAGCAGGGAACTTTAATATGGCTCTTGCTGCAATAACATGGCTTTCAGCAATGTTTACATCTGTAATAGGAAATGTTGCCAATGCTGCAACAGTATCTAAAATAGTGGAAGTAATGATTCCGTCTTTTGAAAAAATAGGAAACACTCAAGCTTTCTGGTGGGCATTATCTTTTGGATCATGTCTTGGTGGAAATATATCTATGCTAGCATCAGCAACAAATGTTGTTGCAGTTGGAGCAGCAGGAAAAGCAGGATGCAAAATAGACTTTGTTAAATTTTTAAAATTTGGTATTTTAATATCTGTGCAGACACTTATAGCTTCAACAATTTATATGTGGATTAGATATATGAACTAA
- a CDS encoding nitroreductase family protein, translating into MIRIDEVLTEEIKKRCSRRRFSEKPITVQEEVEILKVIEKINDEGNLEFQCCINYGDEAFEGLKASYGIIKGCSSYAALVGDSRDETIEEKIGYYGEYLVLKLTQMGFGTCWVGGTFDKKAVAKDIKTEYSDKIYCVIALGNLEGKEKTSFEKVIGFFGRNRKSIGELFYSIKKVKAEDKKWIENGLECVRKAPSALNSQPWIFGYNGENIYIKSKGNKTGFEKIDLGIAMLHFQMGAEEKGFKGQWKFIKNCWEFIKK; encoded by the coding sequence GTGATAAGAATAGATGAAGTTTTGACAGAAGAGATAAAAAAGAGATGTTCAAGAAGAAGATTTTCAGAAAAACCCATTACTGTTCAAGAAGAAGTTGAAATACTGAAAGTTATTGAGAAAATAAACGATGAGGGCAATCTTGAGTTTCAATGTTGTATAAATTATGGAGATGAGGCTTTTGAAGGGCTTAAAGCATCTTATGGAATAATAAAAGGCTGTTCTTCTTATGCAGCTCTTGTTGGAGATTCAAGAGATGAAACTATTGAAGAAAAAATAGGATATTATGGAGAATATCTTGTGCTTAAGCTTACTCAGATGGGATTTGGAACATGCTGGGTAGGAGGAACTTTTGATAAAAAAGCTGTTGCTAAGGATATAAAGACAGAATACAGTGATAAAATTTATTGTGTTATTGCTCTTGGAAATCTTGAAGGGAAAGAGAAAACAAGCTTTGAAAAAGTAATTGGATTTTTTGGAAGAAATAGAAAAAGTATAGGAGAGTTATTTTACAGTATAAAGAAGGTAAAGGCTGAAGATAAAAAGTGGATAGAAAATGGTTTAGAGTGTGTAAGAAAAGCTCCTTCAGCACTTAATAGTCAGCCATGGATATTTGGATACAACGGTGAAAATATTTATATAAAGAGTAAAGGTAATAAAACAGGTTTTGAGAAGATAGATTTAGGGATAGCTATGCTTCATTTTCAAATGGGAGCAGAAGAAAAAGGATTTAAAGGACAATGGAAATTTATCAAAAACTGTTGGGAGTTTATAAAGAAATAA
- a CDS encoding PTS sugar transporter subunit IIA — protein sequence MKFSNYLDSKLIFTDVKGTSMEEIIKEMVAKMASKEKNVNLRKDEITASVIKREEEISTAIGNGVAIPHARIENFNDFIVAVGVVETPFKAKIGGSASKDTVELVFLIISDILKNKNILKIMSAVSKLIVKYPHIADKIKTLKNPEEILKAVQEADIEIGHKITAEDVLSPNIAPVYPESTLEEVAKRLIIEHASGLPVVDKNGKFLGEITEKELIEFGMPKYLSLMKDLNFLTVGEPFEEYLVNEKTTTIEKIYRPKNDIIILDKKAPIMEICFIMVNKGVTRLYVVENGEYLGVIKRSDIIKKVLHI from the coding sequence ATGAAGTTTTCTAATTATTTAGATTCCAAATTAATTTTTACAGATGTAAAAGGAACATCAATGGAAGAAATAATTAAAGAAATGGTGGCAAAGATGGCATCTAAAGAGAAAAATGTAAATCTCAGAAAAGATGAAATTACAGCCAGTGTTATAAAAAGAGAGGAAGAAATATCAACAGCTATTGGAAATGGGGTGGCTATTCCACATGCAAGAATAGAAAATTTTAATGATTTTATTGTTGCAGTTGGTGTAGTAGAAACTCCTTTTAAAGCAAAAATAGGAGGTTCAGCATCAAAGGATACAGTTGAATTAGTATTTTTAATTATTTCAGATATTTTAAAAAATAAAAATATCTTAAAAATAATGAGTGCTGTTTCTAAACTTATAGTTAAGTATCCTCATATAGCTGATAAGATAAAAACTCTTAAAAATCCTGAAGAAATTCTTAAAGCAGTACAGGAAGCTGATATTGAAATAGGGCATAAAATTACAGCTGAAGATGTACTTAGCCCTAATATAGCTCCAGTATATCCTGAATCAACTCTTGAAGAAGTAGCAAAGAGACTTATTATTGAACATGCAAGTGGACTTCCTGTAGTTGATAAAAATGGAAAATTTTTAGGAGAGATAACAGAAAAGGAATTAATAGAATTTGGTATGCCTAAATATCTTTCTCTTATGAAAGATTTAAACTTCCTAACTGTAGGAGAACCTTTTGAAGAATATCTTGTAAATGAAAAAACAACAACAATAGAAAAAATATACAGACCTAAGAACGATATAATTATTCTTGATAAAAAAGCTCCTATTATGGAAATATGTTTTATTATGGTAAATAAGGGAGTAACAAGACTTTATGTAGTAGAAAACGGGGAATATCTTGGGGTAATAAAAAGATCTGACATAATTAAAAAAGTTCTTCACATTTAA